A part of Sebastes umbrosus isolate fSebUmb1 chromosome 21, fSebUmb1.pri, whole genome shotgun sequence genomic DNA contains:
- the crispld1a gene encoding cysteine-rich secretory protein LCCL domain-containing 1: MRHVSLRGVSLLLLLQTATSMVMLPNSTGWEQILDKYLDEEGDWWEAKQRGKRAITDGDAQLILDLHNKLRGQVYPPSSNMEHMVWDTELERTAEEWAETCLWEHGPAGLLPQIGQNLGAHWGRYRPPTFHVQAWYDEVKDYSFPYPQECNPYCPFRCSGPVCTHYTQLVWATSSRIGCAVNMCYNMNVWGQIWAKAVYLVCNYSPKGNWWGHSPYKHGTPCSACPPSYGGSCKDNLCYKDDSSYPPQEETEENNFIEPEAPRTPQKPWSRASKPDPPSLPAPAPTKPPTEDLQKNEVVNTQQMSQLVTCDTKLRDQCKGTPCNRYECPAGCLDRTGKVVGTVHYEMQSSVCRAGLHAGVIDNDGGWMDVTRQGRKDFFIKSNKNGVQALGKYLSANSFTVSRVAVKAITCETTVAQMCSYQKPAKHCPRLYCPRNCLGENPHISRVIGTRIYSDKSSICRAAVHSGVIRNDVGGYIDVMPVDKRKHYIASFQNGIFSESLQNPPGGKAFRVFAVI, translated from the exons ATGAGGCATGTATCTCTGAGGGGCGTGTccctgctcctgctgctccagACCGCCACCTCCATGGTGATGCTTCCGAACTCCACGGGCTGGGAGCAGATCCTGGACAAGTATCTGGACGAGGAGGGGGATTGGTGGGAGGCCAAGCAGAGGGGGAAGAGGGCCATCACCGACGGCGATGCTCAGCTCATCCTTGACCTTCACAACAAGCTCCGAGGCCAGGTTTATCCTCCTTCGTCCAACATGGAGCACATG GTGTGGGACACAGAGTTGGAGCGTACGGCAGAGGAGTGGGCAGAGACCTGTCTGTGGGAGCACGGACCTGCCGGTTTACTGCCACAGATCGGACAGAACCTGGGAGCACACTGGGGAAG GTATCGTCCACCCACGTTCCATGTGCAGGCCTGGTATGATGAAGTGAAAGACTACTCCTTCCCGTACCCTCAGGAGTGTAACCCCTATTGCCCCTTCAGATGCTCTGGCCCAGTTTGTACTCATTACACACAG CTGGTATGGGCCACCAGCAGTCGGATTGGCTGTGCCGTCAACATGTGTTACAACATGAATGTGTGGGGACAGATTTGGGCTAAAGCCGTCTATCTTGTCTGCAACTATTCAccaaa GGGAAACTGGTGGGGCCATTCGCCTTATAAACATGGGACCCCATGCTCTGCCTGTCCTCCCAGCTATGGAGGAAGCTGCAAGGACAACCTCTGCTACAAAG ATGACAGCTCCTACCCTCCACAAGAGGAAAcggaagaaaacaacttcaTCGAGCCGGAGGCCCCCCGCACTCCACAGAAGCCCTGGTCTAGGGCCTCCAAGCCTGATCCTCCCAGTCTCCCCGCCCCGGCCCCCACCAAGCCCCCCACAGAGGACCTGCAGAAGAATGAAGTGGTCAACACACAGCAGATGT CTCAGCTTGTGACCTGTGACACTAAGCTTCGAGATCAGTGTAAAGGAACACCATGTAATAG ATACGAGTGTCCAGCTGGGTGCCTAGACCGAACAGGAAAAGTAGTTGGGACTGTACACTATGAAATG CAATCAAGTGTGTGCAGAGCTGGTCTACATGCCGGTGTCATAGATAAtgatggaggatggatggatgtaacAAGACAAGGCAGAAAGGACTTTTTCATCAAATCCAACAAGAACGGAGTCCAGGCTCTTGG AAAATATCTAAGTGCTAATTCCTTCACAGTTTCCAGAGTAGCAG TCAAAGCCATCACATGTGAAACCACAGTCGCACAGATGTGTTCGTACCAAAAGCCTGCAAAGCATTGTCCAAG GTTGTACTGCCCGAGAAACTGCTTAGGAGAGAATCCTCACATATCCAGAGTAATCGGCACCAGAATATACTCTGAT AAGTCCAGTATATGCCGAGCAGCGGTCCACTCTGGAGTAATCAGGAATGACGTGGGTGGTTACATCGATGTGATGCCAGTGGACAAGCGGAAACACTATATTGCCTCATTCCAAAATGGCATTTTCTCAGAGAG